The Tamandua tetradactyla isolate mTamTet1 chromosome 23, mTamTet1.pri, whole genome shotgun sequence genome includes a window with the following:
- the LOC143667193 gene encoding uncharacterized protein LOC143667193: protein MARKHWTMLISPPVPSSRFQEPTVYRQLQFTFKGRRRNLKSFFTGAAILALETRRLLAVLHRDSALSPFPKPFSFVELPRCWTDAACPVWATGPLASRPRMKQSPPSYGLQGLR from the exons ATGGCAA GAAAGCACTGGACTATGTTGATATCACCCCCTGTCCCTAGCAGTCGCTTCCAGGAACCTACTGTTTACAGACAACTCCAGTTCACCTTCAAAGGGAGGAGGCGCAATCTAAAAAGTTTCTTCACGGgcgccgccatcttggccctcgAAACACGTCGCCTTCTCGCAGTCTTGCACAGGGACAGTGCACTAAGCCCTTTTCCGAAGCCGTTTTCCTTCGTGGAGCTTCCTCGATGCTGGACTGATGCTGCCTGCCCCGTTTGGGCCACAGGGCCTCTTGCGTCTCGACCCAGAATGAAACAATCTCCTCCGTCGTACGGACTACAGGGTCTCCGGTAA
- the LOC143666716 gene encoding vomeronasal type-2 receptor 116-like: MDQCFKCLDCHYPNSERDRCLQKAVSFLACGDPVGAALACTALCISLLTAVVLGIFVKHRDTPIVRANNQTLNYILLISLLLCFLCSLDFIGHLNTATCILQQVAFGVVFTVAVFTVLAKTLTVILAFKATTLGRRMRQWLVSGAPNSVIPTCSLIQLTLCGLWLGTSPPFLDRDTHFEHGSSIIECNKGSVTAFYCVLGFLGTLALGSFTLAFLARNLPDAFNEAKLLTCSMLGFCSVWVTFLPVFHSSKGKVMVAVEVFSILASSAGLLGCIFAPKCYIILLRPERNTLMGIRDKTRSVGQ; the protein is encoded by the coding sequence ATGGATCAGTGTTTCAAGTGTCTGGACTGTCACTACCCAAATTCTGAGAGAGATCGCTGCCTGCAGAAGGCCGTGTCCTTCCTGGCTTGTGGAGACCCTGTGGGGGCAGCTCTGGCCTGCACAGCTCTCTGCATCTCTCTCCTCACTGCTGTGGTCCTGGGGATCTTTGTCAAACACCGAGATACTCCCATAGTCAGGGCCAACAACCAGACTCTGAACTACATCCTGCTCATCTCCCTCCTCCTTTGCTTCCTTTGCTCCTTGGACTTCATTGGCCATCTGAACACGGCCACCTGCATCCTCCAACAAGTGGCATTTGGAGTTGTATTTACAGTGGCTGTTTTCACAGTTTTAGCTAAAACTCTCACTGTGATTCTGGCCTTCAAGGCTACGACTCTGGGAAGAAGGATGAGGCAGTGGTTGGTCTCAGGGGCCCCAAACTCTGTCATTCCCACCTGTTCCCTGATCCAGCTGACTCTCTGTGGACTCTGGTTGGGAACTTCTCCCCCCTTTCTTGACAGAGACACTCATTTCGAGCATGGCAGCAGCATCATTGAATGTAATAAGGGCTCTGTCACTGCCTTCTACTGTGTCCTGGGATTCCTGGGCACTTTGGCCCTGGGGAGCTTCACTTTGGCTTTCTTGGCCAGGAACCTGCCTGATGCCTTCAATGAAGCCAAGCTCCTGACCTGCAGCATGCTGGGATTCTGCAGTGTctgggtcaccttccttcctgtCTTCCACAGCTCCAAAGGGAAGGTCATGGTGGCTGTGGAGGTCTTTTCCATCTTGGCCTCCAGTGCTGGGCTCCTGGGCTGCATCTTTGCTCCCAAGTGCTACATTATACTGCTAAGGCCCGAGAGGAACACCCTgatggggataagggataaaacaCGTTCTGTGGGGCAATAA